ATTTCTCATGAGGGCGGCGCCCGCGCCAAAGTTTTCGGCGACCTGCCCATGATCGGCCTCGTTGCCAAAGCCAATTACGCTGGCAGTGTCGAACAGCTTCGCTCTGGAATCGAGCGAGTGTCCGCCGATTGGAATGGTTCCGAACCAAAGTTCCTGGCGGTTCAGGCAAATGCCTGGCGCGTGAAGCCCTCGGGGCTGCTGCAACTGGCAGAGTCGCTGGATACCAACCGATTCGTCATTGTGCGCCCGGACCATTTGTTTGAGATCTTCAACGAATGGCGTCGGCATGCCTCGCCGCCGCACAAATAGGCCGGGTTTGGCTTGGGATATGTTAGTTGAGTTGAAGTTGAAAGGAATTTGCTTTTTAGCACGCGAATTGTTTTGACGCTGCGCGGGTGATCAAAGAAGGAGGATGTTGTGGAAAGGAATTTATGCCAGGCCATTTCATTATTCTGATTATCGAGGCGAGGCATAGACATCGGCGGTAATTACCTGGGGAACCCCAGCACGAACACCATCAATGCCAACACTCCTCTAGTAATTGGAAAAACTGGTAGGCCGGGGAGGGGCAGCGGTTTTGATGGCGAGGAAGAACCGTTAAGAAAGGCTCATCGAGATGGCTAGAAAGGCGGCGGTGAAGAATCGTGTCGTGCGCGAAACCAGCGAAGCCGCCTATAACACGAATTCGACTGTACACTTTGGGGGTCGGTCGTTTTGGCTGCCTGGGCGAGCTTGCCGAGCCACAATCGGGTAGTGCTCACATAAGCGAAAGGCGGCCTCCGGAGTGATCCGGACCGAAGTGTCGTCCATCCCGCTCCAGTCAGGCAGTTCGAGATCGATGTCAGCCGGGGCGGCAGGCGTTTTTGACCTTTTGATAAAATTCCTCGGTTCCATGTTTTTGGAAGAGTTCACGAATGTTTTGAGCCTCGGGATCGATTCGGTTGTTTTGAATCAATTGTATCACATCTTCCGCGTCCTTCACAATTCTACCCGGGTGGCCGTGCTTAACAGCATGGCATTTCAGGGCCAGCAAATGCAGAAGCGAAACCACCCATACTCCGCGCAGGCTCGAGGGAGCCGCCACGGCGTCGGCGCGCAGTTTGGAAAAGGTGTCTTCATTGACGAGCATCAAATCCAACGGAAAAGATTGCGAATTCGGCACGTTGAACTGCGCGAATGCAGGTCCTTCGCGATGCAACTCGTACCCGAGGTCCCGCGCCACCTGAAACCACGCCTCCCGGTCGTTCCGACGAACGAGCAAGTCCAGGTCAAAGGTGCTCCGGGCAAAACCATGGGTGATGACGGCGTGTCCTCCGCCCAGCAGGAACGGAATCCCCGCGGCTTCGGCTCGCGACGCTAGAATCGCCAGTTGGTTCACAAACTTGCAGTCATGCTGCCGGACGGCCGCGCGTGTGCCAAGCGACAATTCCCGCTTGATGTGAAAGCACCCTTTGCGCATGAGGGAACTGGTGACCGAATCCAAACCGCGGAATATGTTGGATGCGGCTTTCGCGAGCCAACTAACACTTTTTTGCTGCATCACGCCGCATTTTCGCGTAACCAAATACCGCAGAGGTCTATGGCACTGCGAACTGTTTCCGTTTCGCGCTACACCGGCACCCCCAATGACGCCGAGCCTGATTCGATTGCCAAACGCGCCGAACCCTAAAGCAATGCCCATGTCCACCCGCTTTTTCACTAACCAGGCCGACCAGACCCTCCTCAGAAAATTCCGAGGCGTCTTCGAGAGCAACGCCGACATCGAACGGTTCGACGCCCTGGTCGGATACCCGTTGCTCGACCAGGCCGACCAGCCCATCACCGCCGTTCACCCCCGCTTCCTCGACACCCCGCCGGACATCATCCTCTCCGAGTCCTTCGACCGCCCGCCGCAATGACTCGCCAATTACATCAATATTGATGTTGATCCAGCATGGACTTCACTGTAGAATTCTATGTCAGTGCCAGTGGGCGCTCACCGGTGCAGGAGTTCCTTGATGAACTCAAGCAAAGCGACCCCGGCGACCACGCGGTGGTCCTGCGAGGTCTGGCGAAGCTGCGCGATAGCCAGAACCACCGCGAGCCGCTGTCCAAGTCGCTGGGTGACGGCTTGTTTGAGTTGCGCCATGTCGGCAAGTTGAACACTCGGGTCCTTTGGTTCTTTATGAAAGGCCGCCGCATTATTGCTGTTCACGGCATCCGCAATAAGGGCCAGGCCATCCCGTCCCGCGACCTCGACACAGCGCAGGCTCGGATGCGCGACTGGCACAAACGATTTGAAACATGAAGAAGACCAACTTTGACCTTTATCTGGAAGAACAACTGAAAGACCCCGTCTTTGCCGAGCGCTTTGAACGCGCCGGCGAGGCCTGGGACGTGGCACTGCAGCTCGCGGCGCTTCGCGAGCGGGCCGGCCTCTCCCAAAAAGACCTCGCCCGCAAACTCCACACCTCCCAGCAACAGATCAGCCGGCTCGAATCGGCCTCCTACGAGGGCCATTCTCTCAGCATGCTCCGCCGCGTCGCCAAGGCCCTGAGTGCCAAGGTCCGCGTGATCCTGGAACCGGAGCCAGAAACAGAGGCTAGCCGCCCCGCCGAGACTTCACCCCCTTATCGGGTCAGACGCGCTGCCACCAGCAAACCGTGAATCGCCTCTGTTCTCTCCGTTGCCTCCTGTTCAATCGCTTCCGATGAACGCCGCCGACCTGCAATCATTCCTTGCCAGACCGTACCAGCGCGACGGCTGGTTGCAGACGTTGCGCGGTGTCCTGCCCCAAACGGAGATTTTCTCCCTGCCCCAGCCTCTACCCAGCGCAGATGACCGCGCCGAATCCGTTTTCCAACTGGGCCGCGTCCAACTCCAGGGCGACCGCCAGCTTG
The genomic region above belongs to Verrucomicrobiia bacterium and contains:
- a CDS encoding type II toxin-antitoxin system RelE/ParE family toxin; this encodes MDFTVEFYVSASGRSPVQEFLDELKQSDPGDHAVVLRGLAKLRDSQNHREPLSKSLGDGLFELRHVGKLNTRVLWFFMKGRRIIAVHGIRNKGQAIPSRDLDTAQARMRDWHKRFET
- a CDS encoding helix-turn-helix transcriptional regulator, coding for MKKTNFDLYLEEQLKDPVFAERFERAGEAWDVALQLAALRERAGLSQKDLARKLHTSQQQISRLESASYEGHSLSMLRRVAKALSAKVRVILEPEPETEASRPAETSPPYRVRRAATSKP